Proteins from one Coffea arabica cultivar ET-39 chromosome 8c, Coffea Arabica ET-39 HiFi, whole genome shotgun sequence genomic window:
- the LOC140013691 gene encoding RING-H2 finger protein ATL20-like, producing MGSSGSGVGLSSFSSSSSSFCLLIFFFLPHLSLSVRICKPASCSEMGLGPQVRFPFRLKGIQDQSCGYPGFDLSCNNHSQTILSLPRSGEFRVNRINYSEQTIYINDPGDCLPRRVSNFSAVDSSFRAAPYSYTYFNCSLELSAYRTMDNLMPLFCYGDYNSTIMATPSRYSSEIPPSCRLIRNASIALRLSYAEFWSETIVEEDLELVWDQPAGCRSCEKRGLYCGFKSNSGLEIGCGRLPRKGLRRGAMYGIIIGVGIPVLVCLVGLACYTCNKVRDFGQRRSLNTELSTAGTSLRPPASVTVTGLDAPTIESYPKTVVGESRRLPNPSDGTCPICLAEYQPKETLRSIPECNHYFHASCVDEWLKLNGTCPLCRNSPESASTTPCSSTPSAFSASSSA from the exons ATGGGCTCCTCAGGCTCAGGAGTGGGTCTCtcctccttctcctcctcctcctcttccttcTGCTTATTGATTTTCTTCTTCCTACCACATCTATCCCTGTCTGTTAGAATATGCAAGCCTGCTTCGTGCAGTGAAATGGGATTGGGACCTCAAGTCAGGTTCCCTTTTCGGCTAAAAGGGATACAGGACCAAAGCTGTGGCTACCCAGGTTTTGATCTTTCTTGCAATAATCATAGCCAAACAATCCTCAGCCTTCCCCGCTCCGGCGAATTCAGAGTCAACCGGATTAATTACTCTGAACAAACCATATATATCAATGATCCGGGCGACTGCCTTCCCAGAAGAGTTTCAAACTTCAGTGCTGTAGATTCTTCATTTAGAGCAGCTCCATACAGCTACACGTATTTCAACTGTTCCTTAGAATTGTCAGCATACAGGACGATGGATAATCTTATGCCGCTGTTTTGTTATGGTGATTATAATTCCACGATCATGGCTACTCCTAGTCGTTATTCGTCCGAAATCCCACCCTCGTGTCGCTTAATACGAAATGCTTCGATTGCCCTTCGCTTATCATACGCGGAGTTTTGGTCGGAGACAATTGTTGAAGAAGATCTTGAGTTGGTATGGGACCAGCCTGCAGGATGCCGAAGCTGCGAAAAACGGGGTCTGTATTGTGGGTTCAAGAGCAATTCCGGGTTGGAAATTGGTTGCGGCCGTCTTCCTAGAAAAG GCCTTCGAAGAGGTGCCATGTATGGCATTATCATTGGTGTCGGCATACCGGTGCTTGTGTGCCTCGTGGGGCTCGCATGTTACACCTGCAACAAAGTCAGAGACTTCGGCCAACGTCGCAGTCTAAACACTGAGCTATCCACCGCTGGGACGAGTCTTCGGCCACCGGCGTCTGTGACGGTAACAGGCCTTGATGCACCGACAATTGAATCTTACCCGAAGACGGTGGTCGGAGAAAGTCGCCGGCTTCCTAATCCTAGCGATGGCACTTGTCCAATATGCTTGGCTGAGTACCAGCCTAAAGAAACCTTGAGGAGTATACCAGAATGCAACCATTACTTTCACGCCAGCTGCGTCGATGAATGGCTTAAGCTCAATGGGACGTGCCCTTTGTGCAGGAATTCACCAGAAAGCGCATCGACCACTCCCTGTTCATCCACGCCTTCAGCATTTTCAGCATCATCTTCAGCGTAG
- the LOC113705309 gene encoding uncharacterized protein, which produces MADGFEDEVEPTISIGEYLEGVEEQELEADLVLGGDEGKECTYNKGYLKRQAIFSCLTCTPDGNAGVCTACSLSCHDGHEIAELWTKRNFRCDCGNSKFGEAYCKLFPNKDVENLENSYNHNFKGLYCTCNRPYPDPDAEEQVEMIQCCICEDWFHEEHLGLEPSDEIPRDEEGEPLYEDLICQACSNICFFLTLYPQTIRVTVRQPHVANSAKDKEVIENAPSCFASSEKQHGDCSADTSTGDSTSGAVSVGKGILIGQIKANTAVVLERSQTAGPSKTCIIGTNLLEAAPKPAKSKAMLFCKNWREVLCTCENCLDFYSQKRISFLLDREDSIAEYEKIGKQKRDEKLQQQQGQELSFLSKLGHVEKMEILSGIADMKNEIHSFLESFDASKPITADDVHQVFENLAKKRRRMP; this is translated from the exons ATGGCTGACGGGTTCGAAGATGAAGTTGAGCCAACGATTTCAATCGGCGAGTACCTCGAGGGCGTCGAGGAACAGGAGCTA GAAGCAGATTTGGTCCTGGGTGGTGATGAGGGGAAAGAATGCACATACAACAAAGGTTATCTGAAGAGGCAGGCCATATTCTCTTGCTTGACATGCACACCAGATGGGAATGCTGGGGTTTGCACAGCCTGTAGTTTGTCCTGCCATGATGGCCATGAG ATTGCGGAACTTTGGACCAAGAGGAATTTTAGGTGTGACTgtggaaattcaaaatttggagaGGCCTATTGTAAGCTATTTCCCAACAAAGATGTGGAGAATTTGGAGAATTCTTACAATCATAATTTCAAAGGTTTATATTGCACGTGCAATCGCCCCTACCCTGATCCAGATGCTGAAGAACAGGTAGAGATGATTCAGTGCTGCATATGTGAGGACTGGTTTCATGAGGAGCATCTTGGTCTTGAACCTTCTGATGAG ATACCAAGGGATGAAGAGGGGGAGCCTTTGTATGAGGACCTAATATGTCAGGCTTGCTCGAACATTTGCTTCTTTCTGACTCTTTATCCTCAAACTATTAGGGTCACAGTCAGGCAACCGCATGTAGCAAATTCTGCCAAGGATAAAGAAGTCATTGAAAATGCTCCTTCATGTTTTGCATCATCAGAGAAGCAACATGGAGATTGTTCAGCTGACACTTCTACTGGAGATTCCACTTCTGGAGCTGTCTCTGTTGGGAAGGGTATTCTCATAGGACAAATTAAAGCCAACACTGCAGTTGTGCTGGAACGCAGTCAAACTGCAGGCCCAAGTAAGACATGTATTATTGGGACAAATCTGCTTGAAGCAGCACCAAAACCGGCGAAAAGCAAAGCAATGTTATTTTGTAAAAACTGGAGAGAAGTTCTCTGCACATGTGAAAATTGTTTAGACTTCTACTCTCAGAAAAGAATTAGCTTCTTGCTTGACAGAGAGGATTCAATCGCTGAATATGAGAAAATAGGAAAGCAGAAGAGGGACGAAAAGCTGCAGCAACAACAGGGTCAGGAATTGAGTTTCCTCAGTAAGCTTGGCCATGTTGAGAAAATGGAGATTTTGAGTGGCATTGCCGACATGAAAAATGAGATTCATTCTTTCCTG GAGTCTTTTGACGCATCAAAACCGATCACAGCTGATGATGTTCACCAGGTCTTTGAGAATCTTGCCAAAAAACGTAGGCGTATGCCGTAA
- the LOC113707242 gene encoding uncharacterized protein, with the protein MGNCIETCKHGSKEAKSELQLEQLESVEKPSEMLKESIIEKDQNSGAMRIKIVLTKEELELLVFQLKNMEGKRLEDVLDEIERSRSRPVGSWKPSLESITESPEVPEQMDR; encoded by the coding sequence ATGGGAAATTGCATCGAGACATGCAAACACGGCTCCAAAGAGGCAAAGAGTGAATTACAATTAGAGCAATTAGAAAGCGTGGAGAAACCATCAGAAATGCTCAAGGAAAGCATAATTGAGAAAGATCAAAACAGTGGCGCCATGAGAATCAAGATAGTGTTGACGAAAGAGGAGCTAGAGTTGCTAGTATTCCAGCTCAAGAATATGGAAGGGAAGAGGTTAGAGGATGTTTTGGATGAGATTGAGAGAAGCAGAAGCAGACCAGTTGGATCATGGAAACCTTCTTTAGAGAGCATTACTGAAAGCCCTGAAGTTCCTGAGCAAATGGACAGATGA